TTATCATTCGGCCCAGTTTTAGGGGGGTTGATGACCCAGTACTTAGGTTGGAGAAGTCTATTTTTATTGATGATACCATTCGGGCTGCTGGTTACCGCCATTGTATTCTGGAAACTCAATGATGAATGGGCTGCATCCCGGGGAGAAAAATTTGACTATGTGGGTTCCATACTCTACAGTTTAATGCTGTTCCTGGTGATGTACGGGTTCTCTAGCTTACCACAGATAGACGGATGGGCCATGCTAATACTGGGAATCGTGGGATTTGTTGCATTTATTAGATGGGAACTCAAGGCTAAAAGTCCAGTATTCAATGTCAGATTGTTCAAAAACACTGCATTCACCTTCTCCAGCTTAGCAGCACTTATAAATTACAGTGCCACGTTCGCTGTAACTTTACTTCTGAGTTACTACTTGCAATTCATTAAAGGGCTGGAACCACAGGCCGCCGGACTTATCCTGGTGGCTCAGCCCATAATCATGGCCATTACCGCTCCAATTGCCGGTAGGATGTCGGACCGTTTCGATGCCCGGCTCATTGCCACCACGGGTATGGCCACTGTTACCTTGGCCCTCTTCACCTTAACCTTCATCGACGGTAACACTCCCCTCAATGATATAATCATAGGATTGGGAGTTCTGGGACTGGGATTCGGACTCTTCTCATCCCCCAACACCAACGTGATCATGGGATCAGTGGAGCGCAGATTCTACGGAGTGGCCTCAGCCACAGTGAGCACTATGAGACTCATAGGCCAGACCATGAGTATTGGAATAGCCACCCTGGTCTTTTCATTATTTATTGGAAGGGTTCAGCTAACTCCTGACCAGTACCCCGCGTTACTGGAAAGTATACAGCTCTGTTTCGTTGTATTCACTGCCCTGTGTTTTATAGGGGTCTTTGTATCCTGGTGGAGAGGGGAAAAGAAAGATGTGGAGAATGGTGGCTGAAGATGACCAAACATCTTCCCCACTTTTTTTATCAAATCCAATAAGACCAAAAATTGTATTTACCTATTCTCTCAAATCCCCCTTTTAACATGAAAATTAACTACTCTAAAATTGGACTAACCTTAAACCTAATTGGAGTTGCCCTTTTCATTATCAATGCATTAGATGTTTACTTAGGACATGGCTGGACACATGGAAAAGGATTCCAGATATTGGGGCTGGGGTTAAGGTTATAGGGGGAGTAATGTGGGTGAAATTCTGTTGAAATAAATTCCAAATTAAAAAAACCAAATTAAATAATGGAGAATGTTTAAGATTCCGCCAGAAATGAATTACCCTCTTCTTTTTCGATCTTCATGATGTTATCAGCAGCATCCTCCAGATCCGCATCATGGGTAACAATAATCATCTGGGGTATAATGGACATTCTTTTCAATAGATCAATCAGTTCCTGCCGACGATAGGCATCAAGGTGGATGGTGGGTTCATCCAGCATGATCATCTCTAAACTACCTCCAGAGAGTACCTGGGTTATCCCCAACCTCAGAGCAAGGGCCACTGCTATTTTTTCACCCCCACTGATCATGTCCAGACTGCTTTCACCACCAGGACCATAGATAGTCACATCGTAATCCTCATCCAGTCTTACATCGGAGTATTCGAAGTTGAACTTCTCAAACAACTCCCGCGTTTTCTCTTCAATAAGCGGTCTGGATAGGTTTCTCAAATCCTTCTGAACACCATCCTTACCATAAATATCCCGGATAAGATTTAAAAGTTTCAAAAAATCCTTCAAATTCTTTAATTCTGTTTCATATTCCTGGAGGGAGTTCAGTTTCTCTTTTATGGTTTGGATAGAATCTGATAGTTGGTGGAGTTGGCCAACTAGTAACTGCTTCTGGCCACTGAGATCCATCAACTCCTCGTTTTTCAACTCCCATTCCTTCTTAACCCTTTCATGGGATTCTTTATTGTACTTGGAATCTTCAACCACTTTTTGGACTTCTTTCAACTCTTCAAGGGTATCTAGTATTAGCCTCTGGTTTTCATCCATCCGTCGGAGGAGTGAGTCTTTCTGGCTGATTTCACCCATTAAGTGCTGGTATTTTTTACTCAAATCTTCCAGGTAAGCTATTTCTCCAGGGAGGTTTTCCATACTGTCCCCGGCAATTTCCATGAGAATGCTGATCTTCTTCTTCAACTCTCTTATGGATGCTTTAATTTCATCTAAACCGGACAAATGTTCTTCATAATCTCCAAGGGATTCCAGAGAACCACGAGCAGCTAGATACTTCTCATAATTTCCTTTAATATCCTGAAGTTTAGATTTATTCTGGGCAATATCCTTTTCAATTTTCTCCAGGATAACCATCTTCTCATCCAGTTCCTTGAGATTGGAATTAATGTTTTTAATTTCCTGCCGGTTTTCATCCACGGATTTCAGATATTCATTCAAGATCCCAAGATTTATACTTTGAATCCGGAAATGCTGGGTGTCCAAGTTCTTTTTTTTATCCTCAATTCCTTTCAATTTTTCCTTCAAAATCTCAGATCTTTGATGGTTGTTTTCTAGTTCCGACTGGTAATCTGTTATCAGTTCATCTCTCTTCTGAGGAGTGATGGTAGATTTACAGATTGGACAAAGCTCTTTAACCCGTTCCAGTTCCTTTATAGGTTTATCCAGGTTCTCACTTTTAACTTGCAGGTTTGATAATTCCCTTTTTAACTCCTGAATAGATTCAGAAGCATCCTGGATTTCCTCCTCTAATTGAGGTTTGAAGGTGGATAAATGATCCTGGAATTCTTCCACAGATTCAAATTCAGTACTCAGGATCTGGTTGTTTTTTTCTAGAACACGATTTATCTTCTCCAGGGACTGGTTGATTTTAACCTCAACTTTGGACCTTCTTTCTCTGTACTGCTGAATAAGTACGCGGCTTCCTTCAAACTGGTCCTTGGCATACTGCAAATTATTAATTTCATCGTCTAAACGAGAGTAATCATTGTAATACTGTTCATTTTCATTCAAAATATCTCTAAAATGTTCAATGTCATCCTGGATCTTAACTATTTTTTTTTCATCTTTTTGCAGATCCTTTAACTCTTTAATCCTATCCTGAAGATTTTTTAAAACTTCAAGTTTCTTTAAACGTGGTTTCACACGATTAATTTCCTCTTCTTTAATGATAATTTCACTTAACTGGTTATCCAGATCTTTTTTGGTTTTTTCAAGCTGTTCAAGGAAGTCTGTCTTGGATTTCAGGATGGTGGTGGATTTTTCAAATTCTAGACTCCTTCTATCTAGAATTTCCTTCTTTTCCCTGAGCAGATCAGATTCAATGATATTTTCCTCTCTTTTAAGATTGATATCTTTAATTTGGATGGATAATTCCTTTTGCTTATGTTTTTTGGTCTGAAATTCATCCTTCAAGCCTTCAGAGGATTCTATCCTGCCCTCTAGTCGGATTTTTTCTTCTTTGTA
This DNA window, taken from Methanobacterium subterraneum, encodes the following:
- a CDS encoding MFS transporter — protein: MTPNVSTPIVSNDIKIAALLAATIASFFTPFMGSSVNIALPSIGLDFGADAIILNWVTNGFLLAAAIFAVPFGRVADIHGMKKIFTYGIILFTVASLLCALSPTAYTLIGSRILQGIGSAMIFVTGLAIISSVYPPHHRGKAIGINVAAVYVGLSFGPVLGGLMTQYLGWRSLFLLMIPFGLLVTAIVFWKLNDEWAASRGEKFDYVGSILYSLMLFLVMYGFSSLPQIDGWAMLILGIVGFVAFIRWELKAKSPVFNVRLFKNTAFTFSSLAALINYSATFAVTLLLSYYLQFIKGLEPQAAGLILVAQPIIMAITAPIAGRMSDRFDARLIATTGMATVTLALFTLTFIDGNTPLNDIIIGLGVLGLGFGLFSSPNTNVIMGSVERRFYGVASATVSTMRLIGQTMSIGIATLVFSLFIGRVQLTPDQYPALLESIQLCFVVFTALCFIGVFVSWWRGEKKDVENGG
- a CDS encoding AAA family ATPase, with the translated sequence MIIESLHMKNFKSHQDTSIDFDTGISIILGGNGAGKSSILEAVSFGLFKQYTSKKIEQLITIGQKRMSVEIQFTSHGRTYRVLRERSKTSSKAIMKIKEGGRFQSLVSGDRQVTMEVQNLLDMDGDLFLNAVYVRQGEIADLIEKTSSEKKQMIGRLLGIDSLEKAWKNIKIILDRYKEEKIRLEGRIESSEGLKDEFQTKKHKQKELSIQIKDINLKREENIIESDLLREKKEILDRRSLEFEKSTTILKSKTDFLEQLEKTKKDLDNQLSEIIIKEEEINRVKPRLKKLEVLKNLQDRIKELKDLQKDEKKIVKIQDDIEHFRDILNENEQYYNDYSRLDDEINNLQYAKDQFEGSRVLIQQYRERRSKVEVKINQSLEKINRVLEKNNQILSTEFESVEEFQDHLSTFKPQLEEEIQDASESIQELKRELSNLQVKSENLDKPIKELERVKELCPICKSTITPQKRDELITDYQSELENNHQRSEILKEKLKGIEDKKKNLDTQHFRIQSINLGILNEYLKSVDENRQEIKNINSNLKELDEKMVILEKIEKDIAQNKSKLQDIKGNYEKYLAARGSLESLGDYEEHLSGLDEIKASIRELKKKISILMEIAGDSMENLPGEIAYLEDLSKKYQHLMGEISQKDSLLRRMDENQRLILDTLEELKEVQKVVEDSKYNKESHERVKKEWELKNEELMDLSGQKQLLVGQLHQLSDSIQTIKEKLNSLQEYETELKNLKDFLKLLNLIRDIYGKDGVQKDLRNLSRPLIEEKTRELFEKFNFEYSDVRLDEDYDVTIYGPGGESSLDMISGGEKIAVALALRLGITQVLSGGSLEMIMLDEPTIHLDAYRRQELIDLLKRMSIIPQMIIVTHDADLEDAADNIMKIEKEEGNSFLAES